In Dehalococcoidia bacterium, the following are encoded in one genomic region:
- a CDS encoding mandelate racemase/muconate lactonizing enzyme family protein — protein sequence MYIVKLEWRGVRIPLRDLDLAIDPRKAGRNALIIWMHMDNGVVGFGEAAPIGPGRPPRIAEVAEILHELAPSALGLHPAIAFDVLAALAPRSNAGDALRFGLETAAFDAMGKNAGRPITDLLGGVIDWVPMVALLDFMNPEEAAIQARNAVERGYECIKASLGFRDPDMDVEVIKQIRSAVGDEIAIRADADEGWTTERALYTVERLQPFGLEFLEQPVIAEDLSGLARIRNSTEVPIAADEVVGTLADAQKVVSAGAADVLVVKAAKAGGIRHAQAIMLYAAQNNLRSTVASSLETGIGLAAGLHLSTSLGKASAASLGTGTRLESDLLLNPMIPVRGHITVPHVPGLGIELDYEAIDRYTTNVMGVIAG from the coding sequence ATGTACATTGTTAAACTCGAATGGAGAGGTGTCCGTATCCCCTTACGGGATCTAGACTTAGCCATCGACCCTCGTAAAGCCGGACGTAATGCCCTTATTATTTGGATGCATATGGATAACGGGGTAGTTGGGTTTGGAGAAGCTGCTCCCATAGGTCCCGGGCGACCTCCTCGAATTGCAGAAGTGGCAGAAATCCTTCATGAATTAGCTCCCTCTGCGTTAGGTTTACATCCTGCAATAGCCTTTGATGTTTTGGCAGCACTTGCGCCTCGGAGTAATGCTGGTGATGCACTCAGATTTGGGCTTGAAACAGCCGCATTTGATGCGATGGGTAAAAATGCCGGACGGCCAATTACTGACTTATTGGGCGGTGTAATTGATTGGGTTCCGATGGTTGCTCTCTTGGATTTTATGAACCCTGAAGAAGCTGCAATTCAGGCACGCAACGCGGTAGAAAGAGGGTATGAGTGCATTAAGGCATCTCTGGGATTCCGGGATCCCGATATGGATGTGGAAGTAATAAAGCAGATACGTTCTGCTGTTGGGGATGAAATTGCGATAAGGGCAGATGCGGATGAGGGATGGACTACAGAGCGAGCACTTTATACCGTCGAGCGATTACAACCATTTGGCTTAGAGTTTCTTGAACAGCCTGTGATTGCAGAGGACCTTAGTGGTTTGGCCAGAATTAGAAATTCAACAGAAGTCCCCATTGCTGCAGATGAAGTGGTGGGAACCTTGGCAGATGCACAGAAGGTAGTTTCAGCTGGTGCAGCTGACGTTTTGGTGGTCAAGGCTGCGAAGGCTGGAGGTATCAGGCATGCGCAGGCAATTATGCTTTATGCCGCACAGAATAATTTGCGGTCTACTGTTGCTTCCTCATTAGAGACTGGGATTGGATTGGCCGCAGGACTACATTTGTCCACCTCTTTGGGGAAGGCAAGTGCAGCAAGTTTAGGAACAGGAACGAGACTAGAGAGTGATCTATTGCTGAACCCCATGATACCTGTTCGGGGACATATTACTGTTCCTCACGTGCCTGGCTTAGGCATTGAATTAGACTATGAAGCTATCGATCGATATACAACTAATGTAATGGGTGTGATAGCAGGGTAG